The Cyclopterus lumpus isolate fCycLum1 chromosome 18, fCycLum1.pri, whole genome shotgun sequence nucleotide sequence ACATCTTAGgcatgttttctctctcagtcACTAATATGTGCAGTTTTAATGTCTCATTTGGTGgatttcaaaaagaaaacacatggtCAAATAATGTACCGTTAGTCACACATAACTAGAGAAATGTCCGGACTTCGTTGTTTTAGGTGATGCATCTGAAGTCAGTGGTACAGAGGAGAGCAGCCCCAGACTGACATGGCACACACCGGATCAGATGTGTGTGACACGCCGCTGAATGGAGTTCCAGAGGGGATGGATCTGCTTCAAATAGACGTGGAGACCGACGGGCCAGGGAGGGAAACGGCACCGTTTTCTGTGAGATTGCTAGTCCTTCATTTTAACTAACTATTCATATTTTAGTCAtgcattattttgtttattacataattattaattctgtaaaatgcattaaaaagaaacagGACAGCAGCATAAACAGcaagacaaaatataaaaacaggTGTGCAGGTGCATCCAAAAACTGAATGCAAAAACATTTCTGATATCTCATAAATGATCTAAGATCAGTATTTTATTTGCagtctaaaaacactgaaagtaTTTGTATCACATGTTTTGCAGATCAAAAAAAGATGAATCGGTATTTTTTTTCACTCAGGGTTGAAAACTTCAATATCTCCTATTTAGGTAATAAtcatgtttggttttttttagaTTGCTTTGAATGAcacaatgcatgtgtgtgatgtcaGAAAGTGCAGGGGGTTGTGTCCTAAAACACCGTAAAATGTCCTGAGTTATTGTCTGTTCGACAGAGGAATGTGTCGAGGAAGCTGCGACACTGGGAGAGGCAGCTGGCAGCCAAGAAaagcaagaggagaggagagaagcagaggaggaagctcaACCGTGAGCAGGAGTCGGGTACAGGTCGAGAGAAGAGCAACTCACTTTGCTTTTGCATTGAGATTAAAAGTGGaataatcaacattttaaacCAGAACACCTTTCTTGTGCTTTTTGTCACACAGCTGCCGGCGCAGGTAATCCTCAGTTTACCAAACGGGTCATGAAAGCGATCACCAAAGAACGTTTATCTGAGGCTCAGTCCACGGGGCTCAAACTGTGTGTAGACCTGAGTATGACAGACCGAATGTCTGACAAGGTGGGTCCCTCAGAACCAAATTCATTAACCCTCGGAACAGCTGGTTCTGTTTCATGTAACTCTTGCACTGATCTCCACAATTTAAATACCTcacctgtgcatgtgtgtccggTTCAGGAGGTAAGTCGCCTGGCTGGACAGTTAAGAAGGCTGTACGGGTCGAACAAGAAGGCGCCTCGGCCGTTTCACCTTCTCCTGACGGACCTGAGAGAGGACAGCCGGCTCTACAGAGAGTGCCTTCGAATGAACGAAGGCTTCCTCAACTACATGGTGATTATCGTTAATCACTCTTGAGGTCTCTGGtaaatattttaaaggaaaGGATAAAACAGAAAATCTCTCTAAAGGTAGTTTTACCTCATTAAAAGCTTTTGAAGTTAACCTGAAAACAAGTATTTAAAGGGTTATTTTATCATAAGAGTGAATACATAAAAATATCCATAATGTGGACCAAGAATAGTTCAAATATTTAGCAAGAGATTcagattatttgtattttttttaattcccttttgcatgttttttttcaggtagACATAACAGAAGAAAGCTGTCTGGACCTTTTTCCTCCAGAAACTATCGTCTACCTCACTCCAGATGCTGAAGAAGGTTTGATGAACTTCTCAAaagtttatataaatatttatcttCTTAACGTAAATGTCTTGATTAAAGTTATAACTACGactgttattataataatgattattaccATTTATTACCTTGCGTGGGGTGGGAAATACAGTATCTATtctaacaaataataataatttaacaaatAAAGGGTATTAAAAGAAGCTGAATTTCATACgtgtaaaaaaagatttaagttGAAATGCATCTTTTGGCCAGCAGGGGTCACCCTCTGACCACAGTGTCTACAAATGATCACAGTGTTACTAAACGATGTCTTCATATATAGACATCATAAAACAGAGAGATAATAACATACCTCAataaaagatacaaaaaaaaaagttaatctaCATAATGCATCATATATTCACATCATGTCCATATTCAGCATCTTTTCCTATTTGATTTCCTTCCGATACgctttttaaatctttgtttATTTCAGCTCTAGAAACAGTGGATGCTGACAAGGTGTACGTCCTCGGTGGCCTTGTGGATGAAAGCATCCAGAAGGTATTCTCCATGAAGGCCGCACAACACCGACGTCACGTAGCAGCAACTCTTTCAATTTGACGGATTAGAtgctagttttcttttcttttttttaaaatcagtatATAAACCTAATTTCCGTTCAGGCCAAATACAAtccatcagtttttttttaataccaatGTGATTTCATGTGCCCTTGTTGAGATTAATGCATGTTGGGATATGTAAGTTATTGCCTTCTCTGCAGAAGTTGAGCTTGTCGAGAGCCAGAGAACTGAGCGTTCGCACGGCGAGGCTGCCCATAGACGAGTACATGGTGAAGAAAAACAACGCCAAGAATTTCCACTCCAAGATCCTGCCTGTTAATCAAGGTGAGTAATATTATTTAGTCTGCGAGGCAACTGAAGCGGTTATGTATTTGTTAACGGTCgatcctctctccttctccacagTGATGGACATCTTATTGACTTTCTGCGACACCGGCAGCTGGACAGAAGCGCTGCAGGCCTGGTTCCCCCAGGGGAAGGGTTACGTGGTTGCACCCGAGGATCgcccaccacttcctgtctctccgtCCGAAATTTAGCATGTGGATTAATTTTCATTCATGCTTTATAGAGAACTCGATCTCAATTACCTCAGGGGAGCTACGACATTTCTTGgtttacattgaaacaaaagaatatttatgtattttgtatattttgatgcttGAGATGTGTATTAGTTCTCGTCGGAAttcaagaattaaaaaaaaacaaagggaccttttttattttttaactttctCAGGAGTCATTTTTTTGTACAAACCCCTGAGGCTTAATAAGTAATATGTCAAAGCCATAATTATCTTCACAGTGGGAGATTGCTTCTTTAGTTTTATACAACAAGGTCGCACAATTTTGGAAAACTGTCTAAAAACTTTATgattttttaacttttattacAAATTGTTGCCCTTTAAGCGTAGGACAGAAGAATGTCTtgctatttttttcttatttttaaaaaaatgtgaaatacttttttctaaAAGCTGCTTGTTTTAAAACAAGAGGCAGCCCGTGTTGGGAGACGGTCTTCGTTTGGGTCATTAACTATTGTGTATAATCTGGTCTATTGTAATCTCTCGTTTTATCTTCCCGTATGTTTGAAAGCAGCATGTTTTCCAAAGAGCGTTGGATTCATCTCTGCACACGGCCCCAGTTCACATTCCTCGCTCGCGaatttgtttaaaatatctGACCTGCAGTTAATATACTTGACCTTTTTCATCAAAGGCACagaatctcttttttttaacgtgttaTTTCACTTTGTTTCAAATACATTGTTCGGAGAGAAACCACCTTGAGTGTTCAATATGGAACCGtcttaatattcatattttatataaatataaccatttaaaatgtttttcccCCCACTGGGAAAAGTCTCTTTTTACATCCGAAAAAGGTCTTTAAGCCACGGCTGCACTCGCTCCCCGtttgtgtttgctttagttcTTTGAGCCTGAagggaaattattatttttttcactgaaaaaggCGTTTACTTCTCAAGAGTTTCAGATATCTTTGTGTGAACACACCCCCCCCGAAATGACTGGTGGAAATCTCCCAGCATGCAGATAACCATCTTGAAGACCGGGTTCACCGATACAGGCTAATTAGTGCGGTCTTAGCGTATGTTTCATAATTTCTTTTAGCTATAAAGTTGAAGCTCTGTTGCGAAACCGCTACCTTCAACATTAATAATGGCACGAGAGGATTTTTGCAGAGCAAGCGCAGGCCGTAAGAATTGAATGCCAGAAAGTCtcatttaacctttttaattatacatttgttttaagccTCACATATTCAACAAATGATGTCACATATTAGAATATTCCAGATTCCATGCTACATATATATAGTGTCTGCTTTCAAAAAGGTCATACAAATGTCACACAACTAAATACCGTCCTTCACACGCTTATTATCCTTCTAACGCCAAGACAATATGAATCCAGAATCAGTGTTATTTTATAATGTGAAGTGGGgtaacacaacaaaaacaagttatttgAATGACACAACCTGTATGTTGTAGGAAAAGGACTTAAGTTTCAACAGTTTTTCTTAATGTACGATGTTATCCTTGCTGTTTGGGAAG carries:
- the trmt10b gene encoding tRNA methyltransferase 10 homolog B isoform X1 — protein: MAHTGSDVCDTPLNGVPEGMDLLQIDVETDGPGRETAPFSRNVSRKLRHWERQLAAKKSKRRGEKQRRKLNREQESGTAAGAGNPQFTKRVMKAITKERLSEAQSTGLKLCVDLSMTDRMSDKEVSRLAGQLRRLYGSNKKAPRPFHLLLTDLREDSRLYRECLRMNEGFLNYMVDITEESCLDLFPPETIVYLTPDAEEALETVDADKVYVLGGLVDESIQKKLSLSRARELSVRTARLPIDEYMVKKNNAKNFHSKILPVNQVMDILLTFCDTGSWTEALQAWFPQGKGYVVAPEDRPPLPVSPSEI
- the trmt10b gene encoding tRNA methyltransferase 10 homolog B isoform X2 codes for the protein MAHTGSDVCDTPLNGVPEGMDLLQIDVETDGPGRETAPFSRNVSRKLRHWERQLAAKKSKRRGEKQRRKLNREQESGTAAGAGNPQFTKRVMKAITKERLSEAQSTGLKLCVDLSMTDRMSDKEVSRLAGQLRRLYGSNKKAPRPFHLLLTDLREDSRLYRECLRMNEGFLNYMVDITEESCLDLFPPETIVYLTPDAEEALETVDADKVYVLGGLVDESIQKLSLSRARELSVRTARLPIDEYMVKKNNAKNFHSKILPVNQVMDILLTFCDTGSWTEALQAWFPQGKGYVVAPEDRPPLPVSPSEI
- the trmt10b gene encoding tRNA methyltransferase 10 homolog B isoform X3; translation: MAHTGSDVCDTPLNGVPEGMDLLQIDVETDGPGRETAPFSRNVSRKLRHWERQLAAKKSKRRGEKQRRKLNREQESAAGAGNPQFTKRVMKAITKERLSEAQSTGLKLCVDLSMTDRMSDKEVSRLAGQLRRLYGSNKKAPRPFHLLLTDLREDSRLYRECLRMNEGFLNYMVDITEESCLDLFPPETIVYLTPDAEEALETVDADKVYVLGGLVDESIQKKLSLSRARELSVRTARLPIDEYMVKKNNAKNFHSKILPVNQVMDILLTFCDTGSWTEALQAWFPQGKGYVVAPEDRPPLPVSPSEI